In the Campylobacter sputorum subsp. sputorum genome, TATTTTGATCTTGAAGTAATGGATTTAAAACGCGTAAGCTATGGCATAATCGAGCTTGGAATGCTAAAAGAGGGTAAATGGAGATATTTTACCAATAGCGAATATGAAGAACTTCGTGGGTTTTTGAAAGAAAATGGGGTAAGATATTAAGGGTTTAAAATGAAGAGTTTTGATAAATTTTGTTATCCAGTTTTGAAACTTATGAGCGATAAAAAAGAGCGTAAAAAAGGTGAAATTTGCGAAATTTTAGGTGCAAATTTAACTGAAAATGATAGAAATTTACTCTTAAAAGGCGGTAAAAAACTTTATGTAGATCGTATAGGTTGGGCTATTAGCTATCTTTCATACACTAAAAATTTAGATGATAAAAACCGCCTTTTAGTGCGGGTTTCAAGAGCGACTTATAAAATTACGTCGCTTGGGCTTGAAATTTCAAAAAATGAAACTAAATTCAGTGAGTGGTTTAATAAAATTTATAATAAAAGTCATCAAATAAATGAAATTCAAACTCCAAACGAGCAGATTGATAAGGGTATTGACGACCTAAATGACGATTTAAAAAGCGAATTGATAGAGAAAATTTTAGAAAAAGAGCCTGAATTTTTCGAGCAATTTGTAACAAAACTTCTAAATAAAATGGGATATGGTTACAAACTTGGCGAAACTACACAAAAAACAAGGGATGGCGGAATTGACGGCGTTGTAAATGAGGATATTTTGGGCTTTTCTAAAATATACTTTCAAGCTAAGCGTTATAGGGACAATAAAGTTGGCATTAATGATATAAAACAATTTGTCGGCACATTGGTAGATAAGCAGACTAAAAAGGGGCTATTTATCACAACCTCTACCTTTTCGGATGATGCGATAAAATACGCAAATAATCAAGTAGCAACCTCTCTCGTGCTTGTTGATAAAAATATTTTGGCAGATTTGATGATAAAATATAAAGTCGGTGTGCAAATCAAAGAGATAAAAGAAATTTGTCAAATTGATAATGATTTTTTCGAAGGCGACGAATGATTTTCATAACAGGTGACACGCATGGCGGATATCCAAGGGATTGTGCGAAATTTGACCGCTTTGATGATAGTAAATTAAGCAAAGATGATTTTTTGATAATTGCAGGTGATTTTGGCTTTATTTGGGAATCTGTAAGCGACTATAAAGAGAAAAAATGGCTGAAATATTTTGATACATTCAAATGCACTGTTTGCTTTATTGATGGAAATCACGAAAATTTCACGCGTCTTAATTCTTATGAAATTTGCGATTTTAATGGTGGAAAAGCACACAAAATCAGTAAAAATATCTATCACTTAATGCGTGGCGAAATTTTTACGCTAAATAAACGGAAAATTTTCACAATGGGTGGAGCTTTAAGTATAGATAAAGATTATAGAACACCAGGAATTTCGTGGTGGGAAGAGGAGCAAATAAGTGAAAATGATATGCTAAATGCATGGGAAAATCTAGCTAAATTTGATTTTAGCGTGGATCTTGTCATAACTCACACTGCTCCAAATCATTTACTTAGTGATATTATGGAGTTTAATTTGTCGCAATTTTATGATGAGGCAAATTTGCAACTTGAAAAAATTTATGCCAAAATTAACTTTAAAAAGTGGTATTTCGGTCATTTTCACGACGATATGATTGTAAATTCTCGCTTTCGCTGTGTTTTCCACGATATAGTTCAAGCTTAATGGGGTTAAAATGAAAACAAATGCTGCTAGGATACTAGATGGTTTGAAAATATTATATGAGATAAAAGAGTACGAAGTTGATAAAGATTATTTAGATGCAGTGCATACGGCTAGTAAAACCGGCATTAGCATAGAAAAAGTATATAAAACCATAGTTTGCAAAGCAGACAATGAGTATATAGTTGCTTGTTTGCAAGGCGATTTGAGTTTAAATTTAAAAGCATTGGCAAAAATTGCTGGGGCAAAGAGATGTGAGCTTATAAATTTAAAAGACATAACAAAAATAACAGGATATGTAAGGGGTGGTTGTTCGCCACTTGGTATGAAAAAACATTTTAGAACTTTTATAGATGAAAAAATTTTATCTCAAGAGCAAATTTGTGTAAGTGCTGGCATTCGTGGCAAGCAAATTTATCTTAAACCAAATGATCTTATAAAAGCAACAAATGCCACACTTTGTGATATTACGCAAGATTAAATTTAAAAATCTTTTTTGCTAAATAGCGTTCCACCACTTTGTTTGTTGTGTAGTAAAAAGTCTTTTGCTACACTTAAATCAAATCCACTTGCCAAAAACATTTCCTTGTTATTTTTGAGTAAAAAATCAGCAGCTTTTAGTTTTGTTGTGATTCCGCCAGTCCCCATTTGGCTTCCTGGAAGTGGTTTTTGGTTTAATTCATCTTCGTTTATCTCTTTTACTAGGGGGTGAATTTTTGCGTTTGGATTTTTTCTTGGATCATCATCATAATATCCATCTATATCGCTTAAAATTACGAGCAAATCGGCATCAAAGTAATTTGCTACACTTGCACTAAGCCTGTCGTTATCTCCATAAACTATCTCTTCTATGGCTGTTGCGTCATTTTCGTTTATGATAGGTAAAACATTATTTTTAAGAAGTCCATCTATGGCATTTTTTGCATGAAGAGTTCTTTTTCTAGAATCAAAATCCATTCCTGTTAATAAAATTTGCGATGCTAAAACTTTATGTTTAGAAAGAAATTTACTATAAATTTCCATTAAATATGGCTGCCCGATGGCTGCGAGAATTTGCTTTGCTACAACCCCATCTTTTGATATGTGTAATTTAACTCTACCCGCACTTGCAGCACCAGAGCTAACCAAAATAACTTCATATTTTTGCCTTAATTGTATTAAAAATTCGCATAAATTTTCAACTCTTTCTTCGCTAATGTGATCAACTTCGCTAATGATATGAGAACCTACTTTGATTACAATTTTTTTCATTTTTTACCTTTAAATTTATAAAAACTATAAAATTATTTATTTTTTAAAATTTCAATTATAGCCCATTTAAGCTCATTGATATTAAAATTCGTGGCACTTGATATGGGCATTACAAAACACGGTTTTGAGCTGTCTAATTCCTCAAAATTTTGTTTTTGGGTAAAATTAAATTCTTTTAAAAAATCTCTGTATTTTTGCTCAAAATTCTCACAAGCATCGATTCTTGTTATTGCAATTGCAAATTTTTTTTCATAAAGTTCTTTTGAAAATTTTTTTAATTCATATTTTAAAGCATTGTATTGTTCACTTAGTGTTCTATAATTGGCACTATCTATCATATAAAGCAGTATTTGAGTTCTTTGAACATGTTTTAAAAACTTAAGTCCAAGACCTTTTCCCTCACTTGCTCCGTCTATTATACCTGGTATATCTGCCATTATAAATTTAGAATACTCATCAACTTCAACCATACCAAGCTTTGGTGTTAGTGTGGTAAATTCATAATCTGCGATTTGTGGCTTTGCGTTTGATATGGTAGAAATTAGCGTAGATTTGCCAACATTTGGAAAGCCAAGCAAACCTACATCGGCAATTAATTTTAGCTCAAGTCTTATATTTAGCTCTTCGCCAGGAATTCCTGGTTGTGCATAAGTTGGGGCTTGGTTTATAGAGTTTTTAAAATGCACATTGCCAAGTCCGCCTTTGCCACCTTTAAGTATAAGTTTTTTCTCTCCCTCATTTAGCATATCAAGTAGTATTTCACCGCTATTGTCATCATATACAATGGTTCCTGGCGGAACTATTAAGATTAAATCCTCTCCTCTTTTTCCTGTTCTTTTTTTACCCTCACCGCCTTTGCCATTTGAAGCTTTTAGAAGTTTTTTTCCTTTATATTTTGCAAGAGTATGTGTGTTATTATCAACTAAAAAATATACATCGCCACCATCGCCACCATCGCCACCATCTGGACCGCCAAGCTCAATAAATTTTTCTCTTCTAAAACTTGATGCCCCAGAACCGCCATTGCCGGATTTGATTTTAAATTTAACGCTATCAACAAACATTTTTTACCTTAAATAAATTTGTTGGATTATAGCAAAAGTATTTGAATATTAAATTTAGAAGAAATAAAGCCACTTAAAGCGGCTTTATTTTGCATTATTATTGTAAAAGTTTTAAAACATTTTGTTGAACAGCATTTGCTTGACTCATTGCATAACTTCCTGATTGTGCGAGAATGTTAAATTTAGAGAAATTTGCACTCTCACTAGCAAAGTCAACATCTCTGATTTGAGATTCAGCTGATTTAACATTTACTTGAGTTACTGAAATGTTATTTAATGTTGATGTTATTTGATTTTGAACAGAACCCATATCAGCCCTAATTGCATCAAGGTTTTTAGTTGCAGTTTCAGCTATACTCATAACAGCCATTGCACCTTTTAAGGTTGTAACACCCGCTGTTTTATCCGAAGATACAAACTCAACATTTAAGTTTGCATTAAAGCCCATTGCCGAAGCTATATCTTTTTGTATAACACCTTTAATCTCTCTTAAAGATACAGTTTTTTGTGCTGTTGCACTTGCTTTTTCAAAGCCGATTATTCCAGCTTTTCCACCCATATTTCCACCAGAAACTATAATATCATTTCCTGAAAGCCTAATAAGGCTTAAGCGACCATAATTTTCAGTTTGACCACTAATACCTGTTGTTTTGGCATCATCTCCTGCAAGACCTTCTATTTTTATACCCCTGCCATCTCTTGAGGTTAAATTTAAGTGACCTCTACTATCAACGCTTGCTTCAACACCAGTTGTATCTTTAACAGCATTTATCGCAGCAACTAAAGCTCCTGTTGAGTCGTTTGCTTTATAATCTACTTTACCAATTGTAACACCATTTATTTTAAAAGCTGAAGTTGTTGCTCCTTCTTTGATTGCAGATTTACCAGTTGTTTGAACATTATAAGTTGCACGAATTCCTGTTTTATCACTAGCTTTGTTGATATTTTCAGCTAATACACCTATACCTGTTCCAACACTTGTTGAGATAACAGCACTTTCTATCTCATAGTCATTTACGCCATCTGCGTTTGTAAATTTTAATTTTACTTCACTAGAAGCTGTTATAACAGCACCTGTTTCAAATCTAGTTAAACCTATCTTATTTGATGTTGTAGCCCCGATAGTTGCTTTTACGGTTTCGTTTGAGAAAGCACCAATTTGAAACTCTTTATTGATAAATGTTCCAGAAAGTAACTTTTGTCCGTTAAAGCTTGTTGTATTTCCTATGTTATCAAGCGATTCCATAAGGCGAACAATATCGTTTTGTATGGCACGACGAGACTCAGTTGTTTGACCATCTTGTGCTGCTTGAACTGCTTTAGCTTTGATAGTATCTAAAATTTTAAGTTGCTCATCCATAGCTTTATCGGCAACTTTTATGATACCTATTGCATCGTTTGAGTTTGCGATAGCTTGACCAAGTGAACTTGCTTGTGAGCGTAAACTATCTGCTATTGCAAGACCAGAAGCATCATCTGCTGCGGTTTGAATTCTAAGACCAGAACTTAATCTACCTAAAGAGTTGTCTAAACTTCTATTGTTTACAACGCTGTTAGTGTGTGCATTCATTGCTGCTATATTCGTGTTAATGCGAAATCCCATTTTAAATCCTTTTACTGTTTTTACAAAATGTTAATGTAAACTTTTGTTTGAATTAATAAAGCAAAATATGTTCCATTTTTTAAAATAGCAATAAAATACATTTATATTTCAAATTTATATTTAAAAAAGATAAACTAGATATAATAAAAATATATTTGTATATTAAATTTATAGATATTAATTTATAAGGATTGGCAGTGATTTACTATACTAAAAAACGCTATATCGTGTATGTTTTAATGGCTATTTTGTTTTTTTCTTTACCATTTTTACACATAGATGGTAATCATTTTTTTCTATTAAGCTTTGATAGAAAAGAACTACATTTGTTGTTTACGAGATTTGATATGCAAGAGATGTATCTTATGCCTTTTATTTTGATAACTCTTTTTTTAAGCATATTTTTCATAACAACATTAGCTGGTAGAGTTTGGTGTGGTTGGAGCTGTCCGCAAACTATATTTAGGGTTGTTTTTAGAGATGTGATACAAACAAAATTATTAAAAATACGAAAAAGCACTGCAAATAAACAAAGTAAGCCTAAGTTAAATTTAGTAAAACAAATTATCGCTATATTTATATTTGCTTGCTGTGCTTTAATTATTGCATCAAATTTTATGCTATATTTTATACCGCCTGAGGATTTTTTTATTTATATAAAAAATCCTAGCGAACATGCTATACTTTTTGGGATAATATTTTTTCTAACGCTATTTTTGATATTTGATATTGTATTTTTACAAGAGAGATTTTGTGTGTATGTTTGCCCTTATGCAAGGATACAATCTGTAATGTTTGATAATGATACCATACAAGTTATTTATGATGAAAAAAGAGGTGGCGTTGTTTATAAAGGAAAGGAAAAAATATCAAATAAACCACTCGAAGAAGGGGCTGAATGTATAGGCTGTAATGCTTGTGTGCATATATGTCCAACACACATTGATATAAGAAAAGGTATGCAGCTTGAGTGCATAAACTGCCTTGAATGTAGCGATGCTTGTGCTAAAATCATGGATAAATTTGGTAAAAAAAGCTTGATAAACTGGACAAGCAAAAATGCTATTGAAAGTGGCAATAAAGTAAAATATTTAAGGTTTAGAACTATTGGATATATCGTTGTTATATCAATTGTTTTGTGTGTTTTAGCTTTTATGAGTACCAAAAAAGAAAATATGCTTTTAAATATAAATAGAACCACTGAGCTTTACAATATACATTTAAATGATGAAAATGTGCGAGTTGATAATGCCTATACATTTTTTATACAAAATACTAGCAATAAAAATCATGAGTATTATTTTGATGTAAATGATAGTAGAATTTCCATATCTAGACCAAGGGAGAGTATAGATATAAAAGCAGGTTCTAAGAGAAAAATTATAGTAGTTTTAAGTACAGATCAAAAACTAAGCAATGACCATAGATCTGATACTCCTTTTGATATACTAATAAATGCTTATGCTATTGATGATAGAA is a window encoding:
- a CDS encoding metallophosphoesterase family protein — translated: MIFITGDTHGGYPRDCAKFDRFDDSKLSKDDFLIIAGDFGFIWESVSDYKEKKWLKYFDTFKCTVCFIDGNHENFTRLNSYEICDFNGGKAHKISKNIYHLMRGEIFTLNKRKIFTMGGALSIDKDYRTPGISWWEEEQISENDMLNAWENLAKFDFSVDLVITHTAPNHLLSDIMEFNLSQFYDEANLQLEKIYAKINFKKWYFGHFHDDMIVNSRFRCVFHDIVQA
- the ccoG gene encoding cytochrome c oxidase accessory protein CcoG, with amino-acid sequence MIYYTKKRYIVYVLMAILFFSLPFLHIDGNHFFLLSFDRKELHLLFTRFDMQEMYLMPFILITLFLSIFFITTLAGRVWCGWSCPQTIFRVVFRDVIQTKLLKIRKSTANKQSKPKLNLVKQIIAIFIFACCALIIASNFMLYFIPPEDFFIYIKNPSEHAILFGIIFFLTLFLIFDIVFLQERFCVYVCPYARIQSVMFDNDTIQVIYDEKRGGVVYKGKEKISNKPLEEGAECIGCNACVHICPTHIDIRKGMQLECINCLECSDACAKIMDKFGKKSLINWTSKNAIESGNKVKYLRFRTIGYIVVISIVLCVLAFMSTKKENMLLNINRTTELYNIHLNDENVRVDNAYTFFIQNTSNKNHEYYFDVNDSRISISRPRESIDIKAGSKRKIIVVLSTDQKLSNDHRSDTPFDILINAYAIDDRNISVDRKTIFVYPKQEVILDKMKK
- a CDS encoding restriction endonuclease produces the protein MKSFDKFCYPVLKLMSDKKERKKGEICEILGANLTENDRNLLLKGGKKLYVDRIGWAISYLSYTKNLDDKNRLLVRVSRATYKITSLGLEISKNETKFSEWFNKIYNKSHQINEIQTPNEQIDKGIDDLNDDLKSELIEKILEKEPEFFEQFVTKLLNKMGYGYKLGETTQKTRDGGIDGVVNEDILGFSKIYFQAKRYRDNKVGINDIKQFVGTLVDKQTKKGLFITTSTFSDDAIKYANNQVATSLVLVDKNILADLMIKYKVGVQIKEIKEICQIDNDFFEGDE
- the proB gene encoding glutamate 5-kinase — encoded protein: MKKIVIKVGSHIISEVDHISEERVENLCEFLIQLRQKYEVILVSSGAASAGRVKLHISKDGVVAKQILAAIGQPYLMEIYSKFLSKHKVLASQILLTGMDFDSRKRTLHAKNAIDGLLKNNVLPIINENDATAIEEIVYGDNDRLSASVANYFDADLLVILSDIDGYYDDDPRKNPNAKIHPLVKEINEDELNQKPLPGSQMGTGGITTKLKAADFLLKNNKEMFLASGFDLSVAKDFLLHNKQSGGTLFSKKDF
- the obgE gene encoding GTPase ObgE → MFVDSVKFKIKSGNGGSGASSFRREKFIELGGPDGGDGGDGGDVYFLVDNNTHTLAKYKGKKLLKASNGKGGEGKKRTGKRGEDLILIVPPGTIVYDDNSGEILLDMLNEGEKKLILKGGKGGLGNVHFKNSINQAPTYAQPGIPGEELNIRLELKLIADVGLLGFPNVGKSTLISTISNAKPQIADYEFTTLTPKLGMVEVDEYSKFIMADIPGIIDGASEGKGLGLKFLKHVQRTQILLYMIDSANYRTLSEQYNALKYELKKFSKELYEKKFAIAITRIDACENFEQKYRDFLKEFNFTQKQNFEELDSSKPCFVMPISSATNFNINELKWAIIEILKNK
- the ybaK gene encoding Cys-tRNA(Pro) deacylase; this encodes MKTNAARILDGLKILYEIKEYEVDKDYLDAVHTASKTGISIEKVYKTIVCKADNEYIVACLQGDLSLNLKALAKIAGAKRCELINLKDITKITGYVRGGCSPLGMKKHFRTFIDEKILSQEQICVSAGIRGKQIYLKPNDLIKATNATLCDITQD
- a CDS encoding flagellin B, encoding MGFRINTNIAAMNAHTNSVVNNRSLDNSLGRLSSGLRIQTAADDASGLAIADSLRSQASSLGQAIANSNDAIGIIKVADKAMDEQLKILDTIKAKAVQAAQDGQTTESRRAIQNDIVRLMESLDNIGNTTSFNGQKLLSGTFINKEFQIGAFSNETVKATIGATTSNKIGLTRFETGAVITASSEVKLKFTNADGVNDYEIESAVISTSVGTGIGVLAENINKASDKTGIRATYNVQTTGKSAIKEGATTSAFKINGVTIGKVDYKANDSTGALVAAINAVKDTTGVEASVDSRGHLNLTSRDGRGIKIEGLAGDDAKTTGISGQTENYGRLSLIRLSGNDIIVSGGNMGGKAGIIGFEKASATAQKTVSLREIKGVIQKDIASAMGFNANLNVEFVSSDKTAGVTTLKGAMAVMSIAETATKNLDAIRADMGSVQNQITSTLNNISVTQVNVKSAESQIRDVDFASESANFSKFNILAQSGSYAMSQANAVQQNVLKLLQ